Proteins co-encoded in one Leptospira fletcheri genomic window:
- the fusA gene encoding elongation factor G, whose translation MSTAVADFKASEKLLKTRNIGISAHIDSGKTTLTERILFYTNRIHAIHEVRGKDGVGAKMDSMELERERGITIQSAATYCQWKNHTINIIDTPGHVDFTVEVERSLRVLDSAILVLCGVAGVQSQSITVDRQMRRYNVPRVAFINKLDRTGANPFRVIDQLREKLKHNAVAVQIPIGLENDLLGVVDLVTMKAIYFEGKDGMQITEKEIPAEMQELAQKKREELLDAASMFSDELTEAMLEGEPTVEQIKTAIRNGTIALKLTPVFMGSAFKNKGVQKLLDGVLDYLASPVDVTNRALDVNNNEEQVVLPSDPNRPLVCLAFKLEDGRYGQLTYVRVYQGKIQKGMTIYNMSNNKKHNVGRLCRMHSDEMEDIDSAEAGDIIALFGIDCASGDTFTDGKMKVSMESMFVPAPVISLTIEAKESKHLNNLAKALNRFTKEDPTFQTHVDQESGQTIIKGMGELHLEVYIERMKREYGVELITGAPQVAYRETITQRADFDYTHKKQTGGQGQFGRVAGFIEPIPLEEGKDYEFVNSIVGGSIPREYISSVDKGFKSCLDRGSMIGFPIIGVKLTINDGSYHDVDSSDMAFQIAGRYAFRQGFSKASPQILEPIMRVEVDGPAEFQGAILASLNQRRGMILNTTEQDGYCKVEAEVPLADMFGYSTVIRSSTQGKAEFSMEFSRYAPVPRNVAEELMKKYKPNSKDED comes from the coding sequence ATGAGCACTGCCGTTGCGGATTTTAAAGCGAGTGAAAAACTCCTAAAAACCAGGAACATAGGGATTTCCGCCCACATCGACTCAGGAAAGACCACCCTGACGGAAAGGATTCTTTTCTATACGAACCGTATCCACGCCATCCACGAAGTTCGTGGTAAGGACGGAGTCGGCGCTAAAATGGACAGTATGGAACTGGAAAGAGAAAGGGGAATCACGATCCAATCCGCTGCCACCTACTGCCAGTGGAAAAACCATACGATCAACATTATCGACACTCCAGGCCACGTGGACTTTACCGTGGAAGTGGAAAGATCCCTTCGGGTATTGGACTCCGCGATTCTCGTGCTTTGCGGAGTTGCCGGAGTACAATCCCAATCCATTACCGTGGACCGTCAGATGCGCCGTTATAACGTTCCTCGTGTGGCGTTCATTAATAAACTGGACCGGACCGGTGCAAACCCGTTCCGCGTGATTGACCAGCTCCGCGAAAAACTGAAACATAATGCTGTTGCCGTGCAAATCCCGATCGGCTTGGAAAACGACCTATTAGGAGTCGTAGACCTGGTTACGATGAAGGCCATCTATTTCGAAGGAAAAGACGGGATGCAAATCACGGAAAAGGAAATTCCGGCTGAAATGCAAGAACTCGCCCAAAAGAAACGGGAAGAACTTCTGGACGCTGCTTCCATGTTTTCGGACGAACTGACGGAGGCAATGCTGGAAGGTGAGCCTACCGTGGAGCAAATCAAAACCGCGATTCGCAATGGAACGATCGCACTGAAATTAACTCCCGTATTCATGGGTTCCGCGTTCAAAAACAAAGGAGTACAAAAACTCCTCGATGGAGTCTTGGATTACCTCGCTTCTCCCGTTGACGTAACGAACAGAGCTCTGGACGTGAATAACAACGAAGAGCAAGTGGTTCTTCCTTCGGATCCGAACCGTCCTTTAGTTTGCCTAGCCTTCAAACTGGAAGACGGACGTTACGGACAGCTTACCTATGTCCGAGTCTACCAAGGAAAAATCCAAAAAGGTATGACGATCTACAATATGTCGAATAACAAAAAGCATAACGTAGGTCGACTCTGCCGGATGCACTCCGACGAAATGGAGGATATCGATTCTGCGGAAGCAGGAGACATTATCGCTCTCTTCGGGATCGATTGCGCCTCCGGAGATACGTTTACCGACGGAAAAATGAAAGTTTCCATGGAATCCATGTTCGTTCCGGCGCCGGTGATTTCTCTCACTATCGAAGCGAAGGAATCCAAACACCTGAACAACCTTGCAAAGGCGTTGAACCGCTTTACCAAGGAAGACCCGACATTCCAAACCCACGTGGACCAGGAGTCCGGACAGACCATCATCAAAGGAATGGGAGAACTTCACCTGGAAGTTTACATCGAAAGGATGAAGAGGGAATACGGCGTCGAGTTGATCACGGGAGCCCCCCAAGTGGCTTACCGCGAAACCATCACCCAACGTGCGGATTTCGATTATACCCACAAAAAGCAAACCGGTGGCCAGGGACAATTCGGTCGCGTAGCCGGCTTCATCGAACCGATTCCTTTGGAAGAAGGAAAAGATTACGAATTCGTGAACTCCATCGTCGGAGGATCGATTCCGAGGGAGTACATTTCCTCCGTGGATAAAGGATTCAAAAGCTGTCTGGATCGGGGTAGCATGATCGGCTTCCCGATTATCGGAGTAAAATTGACCATCAACGACGGTTCCTACCACGACGTAGACTCTTCCGATATGGCATTCCAAATCGCAGGCCGCTATGCGTTCCGCCAAGGTTTCTCTAAAGCCAGCCCGCAGATTCTGGAACCGATCATGAGAGTGGAAGTAGACGGCCCGGCGGAATTCCAAGGCGCGATTCTCGCCTCTTTGAACCAAAGACGGGGAATGATCCTGAATACCACCGAACAGGACGGATATTGCAAAGTGGAAGCGGAAGTGCCCTTAGCGGACATGTTCGGATATTCCACCGTAATCCGTTCCTCCACCCAAGGAAAAGCGGAGTTTTCCATGGAATTCTCCCGTTACGCCCCGGTTCCACGGAACGTCGCGGAAGAATTGATGAAAAAATACAAACCCAATTCGAAAGACGAAGATTGA
- a CDS encoding TlpA family protein disulfide reductase — translation MNAKAKTAFQYGGALVLLLAATFFLAWFRAVDTKPVLSLEGMEFRNLSGKKAELQGKTTVVYFWATWCEVCTINLPVVKWYASVLKDRTGFSFLSVEEGENQVALNDYIRMKGVDFPVIQGNPMLLRDWRIGGYPSFYILDGGGNVRFAESGIMSPFGMLLRLVWAKIFWP, via the coding sequence ATGAATGCCAAAGCAAAGACGGCCTTTCAATACGGGGGAGCACTGGTTTTGCTCTTGGCGGCTACCTTTTTTCTAGCATGGTTTCGAGCCGTGGATACCAAGCCGGTTCTTTCTCTCGAAGGGATGGAATTCAGGAACCTTAGCGGAAAGAAGGCGGAGTTACAGGGAAAAACGACGGTCGTTTATTTTTGGGCGACTTGGTGCGAGGTTTGCACGATCAATCTTCCCGTCGTGAAATGGTACGCCTCCGTACTAAAGGATAGGACGGGCTTTTCCTTTTTGAGCGTGGAAGAAGGAGAAAATCAGGTAGCGTTAAACGACTATATCCGAATGAAAGGAGTGGATTTTCCCGTCATTCAAGGGAATCCTATGTTGCTACGAGACTGGAGAATCGGAGGATACCCCAGTTTTTATATACTCGACGGAGGAGGCAATGTTCGTTTTGCGGAGTCGGGAATCATGAGCCCATTCGGAATGCTCCTCAGGTTGGTTTGGGCGAAAATCTTCTGGCCTTGA
- a CDS encoding TrkH family potassium uptake protein has translation MQPIKFLKRNINRIARAFLLLSVARILCLGFAAAILVGSFMIYASESGRLGYPDSFYLAASAICVTGLTTVSVSELAFSTQVIMMFLIQIGGLGIITFTVLVGILVVRGLSRSTRIAAFVFEAIDSHETADGEDDGLEKSSRKAHYVRRILFAIANISVSLELLGAFLLYLTMPADLSSLPGNPNRFFLSLFTAVSAFNNAGFSIVDDVTFLAREPICLLVIEGLIVMGGIGFPVIIFFEKMLLEAFRKIMNRVEVATETYLMSRALEEGKEPSWLYLVLIRLSFWAEDRLNLYRQALHGESNRIQMKVILYGSLILVHVGGLGILFSEWDNPDTLGPFGFWDKLFNSFFLSVSSRTAGFNTFDLSEIRSPTYVLLCSLMFVGGGPQGATGGIKITTFMILLMYLRNVINPQARVMVMGEEVSKNSVAISTRIYFLATIAIVFFMLVITITNGHRHGIEDIFFEVMSAFGTVGLSKGLTPYITGLEKFFYPCIMYVGRVGVFTLLIAFTGHSGLGSLGSKDDGIKIQVG, from the coding sequence ATGCAACCGATCAAATTTTTGAAGAGAAACATCAATCGGATCGCCCGGGCATTTTTATTGCTTTCGGTTGCGAGAATCCTTTGTCTCGGGTTCGCGGCAGCAATTCTTGTCGGCTCCTTTATGATTTACGCGTCCGAATCGGGGCGGTTGGGTTATCCGGATTCTTTTTATCTAGCCGCTTCCGCGATCTGCGTCACGGGATTGACGACAGTTTCCGTCAGCGAACTCGCTTTTTCCACCCAAGTGATCATGATGTTTCTAATCCAGATCGGTGGGTTGGGGATTATCACGTTTACCGTATTGGTGGGTATTCTCGTTGTAAGAGGTTTGTCACGGAGCACTCGGATCGCTGCATTCGTTTTCGAAGCCATCGATTCGCATGAAACCGCGGACGGGGAAGACGACGGATTGGAAAAGTCCTCCCGGAAGGCCCACTACGTCCGCCGGATCCTATTTGCCATTGCGAATATTTCCGTCTCTTTGGAATTGCTAGGCGCCTTTCTACTATATCTTACGATGCCTGCTGATCTGAGCAGTTTGCCCGGAAATCCCAACAGGTTTTTCTTAAGTCTGTTTACGGCAGTTTCAGCATTTAATAATGCGGGCTTTTCTATCGTCGACGATGTGACGTTTTTGGCCAGGGAACCGATCTGTCTTTTGGTTATCGAGGGATTGATCGTCATGGGTGGTATCGGATTCCCGGTCATCATTTTCTTCGAAAAGATGCTTTTGGAAGCCTTCCGTAAAATCATGAACCGTGTAGAAGTGGCGACCGAAACCTATCTCATGTCTCGAGCGCTGGAAGAAGGAAAGGAACCTTCCTGGCTTTACTTAGTGTTGATCCGGCTTTCGTTTTGGGCGGAAGATCGTCTGAATCTTTATCGACAGGCCCTCCATGGAGAATCGAACAGGATCCAGATGAAAGTAATTCTTTATGGATCTTTAATATTGGTCCATGTCGGCGGTTTGGGCATTCTGTTTTCGGAATGGGACAATCCGGATACCTTAGGTCCTTTCGGATTTTGGGACAAATTGTTCAATTCTTTCTTTCTTTCCGTCTCCTCCAGAACGGCGGGGTTCAACACATTCGATCTTTCCGAAATTCGGAGTCCGACCTACGTCCTTCTTTGCTCCCTAATGTTTGTCGGTGGGGGGCCGCAGGGGGCGACAGGAGGTATCAAAATTACCACCTTCATGATTCTTTTGATGTATTTAAGAAACGTAATTAATCCCCAAGCAAGAGTGATGGTAATGGGGGAAGAGGTTTCCAAAAACTCCGTAGCGATCTCTACGCGGATTTACTTCTTGGCTACGATAGCAATCGTATTTTTTATGCTGGTCATCACGATCACGAACGGACACAGGCACGGTATAGAGGATATTTTTTTCGAAGTGATGTCCGCATTCGGTACTGTGGGGTTGTCGAAAGGGCTGACGCCTTATATCACCGGTCTCGAAAAATTCTTTTACCCCTGTATCATGTACGTAGGAAGGGTGGGAGTGTTTACTCTGCTGATCGCGTTTACGGGTCATTCCGGCCTCGGCAGCTTGGGCTCCAAGGATGACGGAATCAAGATTCAGGTAGGCTAG
- a CDS encoding decaprenyl-phosphate phosphoribosyltransferase: protein MIVPYVKLLRPHQWVKNIILFAGIIFGKKLGEVESVERAIAAFFLFSLTASCQYVINDFLDRKEDALHPEKKHRPLASGAISPTVALLLTAILLSGTLLLSFQLLPEFFYLVTFYLVFNVVYSRFLKHMVILDVMSISIGFVVRAIAGSVVVGVSFSSWLLLCTFMLALYWGFGKRRGELIILEEGAVGHRKILEEYSVNFLDLMMGIVATMTLVTYVMYVTSPTTIENLGTDKMVYTIPIVVYAIFRSLYIIYIKNMGHNPTKAILTDAGVLAAGFFWLLLVVWIMYSGPGQSLPIHL from the coding sequence ATGATAGTCCCTTACGTGAAACTTCTGCGTCCTCACCAATGGGTTAAAAACATTATCCTATTTGCCGGGATTATTTTCGGGAAAAAACTGGGAGAAGTAGAATCCGTCGAGAGGGCAATTGCGGCGTTTTTTCTGTTTTCACTCACCGCAAGTTGCCAGTATGTGATCAATGATTTTCTAGATCGCAAAGAAGACGCGCTGCATCCCGAAAAAAAACATCGCCCTCTTGCTTCGGGAGCCATCTCACCGACGGTCGCTCTCTTGCTCACCGCAATCTTACTTTCCGGTACTCTTCTGCTTTCTTTTCAGCTTTTACCGGAATTCTTCTATCTAGTCACTTTCTATCTTGTTTTTAACGTCGTCTATAGTCGATTCCTCAAACACATGGTGATCCTGGACGTTATGAGTATTTCGATCGGCTTCGTAGTTAGGGCCATCGCCGGTTCCGTTGTCGTAGGGGTCAGTTTTTCGTCCTGGCTTCTGCTTTGTACGTTTATGTTGGCCTTGTATTGGGGCTTCGGAAAGCGGAGAGGAGAACTGATTATCCTGGAAGAAGGGGCGGTCGGACATAGAAAGATTCTCGAGGAATACTCGGTCAACTTTCTGGATCTTATGATGGGAATCGTTGCCACGATGACTCTTGTGACCTATGTAATGTACGTTACCAGTCCGACCACGATCGAAAATTTAGGCACCGATAAGATGGTTTACACGATTCCGATCGTAGTATACGCGATTTTCCGATCCCTCTACATCATTTATATCAAGAATATGGGCCACAATCCTACTAAGGCCATTTTGACGGACGCCGGGGTTCTCGCGGCGGGATTTTTCTGGCTATTACTAGTGGTCTGGATCATGTATTCTGGACCCGGACAAAGTTTGCCCATTCATCTTTAG